ATGCGCTGTCGCCAGGCCCACGCCCGACAAGAGCACCACGAAGCGGTCCCCGCCCAGGCGACATGGCGAGTCCATCGCACGGGTGTTCGCCCTCAACAAGCGCCCCAGAGCCTCCACCACGCGCTCACAGCCTTCAGCACCGTGGTGTTTCAATATCTCGTCCATGGCATCCACCGCCACAGACACCAGCGCAAACTCACGCTGCTCACGGCTGGACAGATCAGCCTCTCGCCGGAGTTGTTCCTCAAAGTGGGCGCGCTGATACAAGCCAGACACGGCATCACGAACCTGATTGCCTTCCAGCTCGCGCCGCAAGGCGGCATTGGCCTGCTGTTGCTGCTCAAGTTGCTGCAATGCTGCCTGTAGCTGGCCTTCTCGGCGACGATCATCGCCCACGTCCTGCCACACCGTCAGCAAGGCCGGCCCTTGTGACAGCATCAGCGCCCGTCGCCATGCGACGCACTCCCGGCGGCCTGTCGCGAACTCCAGCTTGTGCTCAGCCCTCACGCCATGTCCAGCCGCCAGCGCCTGCTGATCGGCAGCCCTCAGCACAGCGGCTTGAGCGCCGTCCATGAGGTCAGGATCCACCGCCCCCACGGGCTCTCGCCCCAGCCAGTCCCTGGCAGTCTGGTTGCACGCAAGGTACTGACTTCCCTCGGCGTGTTTGAGCGTGGCGGCCAGTCCGAGCTGGTCCAGCGCCTCGAACAAGGCGTCAGACACAGCATCCAGTTGCGGCGCATCGGTCAATTGAGAGTTGGCCATGTCACTGTTCGTTTGTTATTCCCAACCATCGGGCGTCGATCAGTGCCGCGCCCCCATCCCGTTTTGGGCATGTTCGCTGAAAATAACAGCCTTGCCTGTCCTTCAAACAAGGGAGGAGAGGTGACTTTACGTGACAACTGCGCCATTTGACACATCCTGAGCTTCCGGACATCACCTCATGACGACAATCTGTTTACTTGGCTGTGGCCTCATGGGGACACCCATGGCCAAACGACTGCTCCTCGCTGGCCATGAGTTGACCGTCTGGAACAGAACGCGCGCCAAGGCGCAGGCGCTGTCCCCACACGGCGCCCGTGTTGCAGCCACGCCGGCAGAAGCGGTGCACGACGCCAACATCATCATCACGATGCTCGAACACGGCGGCATCGTCGAAGAGGTGGTTTTCGGCACCCATGGGGCGCTGGGTGGCATGAAGCAGGGCAGCCTGCTCATCGACATGAGCTCGGTGCTGCCAGAACAGGCCCAAGCACACGGCGC
The DNA window shown above is from Aquabacterium sp. A3 and carries:
- a CDS encoding GGDEF domain-containing protein; its protein translation is MANSQLTDAPQLDAVSDALFEALDQLGLAATLKHAEGSQYLACNQTARDWLGREPVGAVDPDLMDGAQAAVLRAADQQALAAGHGVRAEHKLEFATGRRECVAWRRALMLSQGPALLTVWQDVGDDRRREGQLQAALQQLEQQQQANAALRRELEGNQVRDAVSGLYQRAHFEEQLRREADLSSREQREFALVSVAVDAMDEILKHHGAEGCERVVEALGRLLRANTRAMDSPCRLGGDRFVVLLSGVGLATAHSRMEQLRRQCAQHVVPFNGQQIPFSVSMGVASFPHTAGIVEELMRSADRALAAAKDKGGNRIVLASIQFAPAG